The nucleotide sequence TTAATAAAATGATTtcataattaatattttcttctAGATACTAATCACCTTTCTTGAATATGAATGATTGTATCTCTTCAATCTTCCAACAACCTAAACCCTCATTTGGAATATGATTACTAGACTAGTTGCTAGTCGGATTGAAGTTCTTTAATATTCTGTTTAGATTGTCTGGACCAAAAGTCTTCGATGAATCAACCCAAGAGTAGTTTGAACACCCCTTAAATTGTTATCTATGTTTTCGTATTATAGTATTATACTTTGAGACATCAATACTGCTTGAATTTTACTTATAATTCAGTTTTCAATAATGAGCTTATCAAGAGGATACTATAATGGTTTGGTTAGGATGATGGGTAGGTGTTTCACATCCATTGGCTGATATTGTATGCCTATCAGGACAACATGTATTGACTgaattatatttgtataattgTTAACGTAGAATGAAATTGAATCCTGACTGCTTAATTTTGTAAAGACATGTGAAGTCTGATTGTTGTATGTGCTACTTCAAAAGGTAAGCCCAAAAGAACACAAAAGTTACACACAGAAATTCCACACAACGAACAAACACGCCAAGTTACAAGCTCACACAGCCAATATTTTGGCATTTTTGCAAAAGAAAACAGATCTATCAGGAagtaattttgacaaaattataaatatatgcacAACCATTCTTCGTTCAATTCTAAATTATAAGCTGGTAAAAAGCAACTTTGATCAGTATCagatgtaatgttttttttaatcctaATTACACAGCTTTCAAGCTCTGCTGTTCCATATACCATCTTGCTTGGATCCCCAACATTTAAGGAGAAACCACAAAATAACCACTACATCAGCAAATTATGTCAGCTGGTATATTAATTCAAGTCAAAGGAAGATTCTCTGTTTTGCTTTTCATAATATGTCTCATGTCGTTAGTCTGCATGAGTTGTATATCTTTTAGAGAAgttatatgtttatttaatatgaaacctatttcaaaagaaaaaatggtgagGTTACAAGATGTGTGAGGCTTAACTAAAAAGTGTAAGAACCTTAGAAAGTCTTCTTTTAGTAGAACTAAATCTCACAATGGAAATAGGGACTgtttcaaagggacaacaacctaACCAAAGAGCCCAAGGCACCAActcacaatgggtcttcaacacagcgtgAAAATCTCGCTTTCAACTTTTGAATTGTTGTCCTtccaaaaaaaacaataaaatcaatcAGCCATTAAACTCCACTTTAACAAGTGTGACTGACCAGGTACAGTTATCATAAGCTCAGTGCTACATATCACATTATGTGTCTTTTGACACGCAATTGTTCCCTGGGCCTGACGTTATTGCCCCttaagcttcttttttttttttttttatcgttgagCAAATAAGCAGCAATGGTTGTCAGCATCCTCAATTTTCAAAAAGTTGATACTTCTTTCATTATTGATCTCCTGTATCTGAAATACAGCAACCTCTGAAAGCTGAGCATTCTCATAAAAGAGGGAGCTGTATCTGTGTAACTGTTTTCTCCATAATGCAGCTTTTAATGATAGGTACATGCCAACTCTGAATGCCTCCCATTCTTGTGTCCTTTCTCAGCTGCAATTCTTCAGTTTTCTGAAAGCTGAGCATTCTCATTGGTGTGGGACTGTTTTCTCCTGAATGCAGCTTTAAATGATAGTTACATGCCAACTCTGAACACCTCCCATTCTTGTACCATTTCTCAGCTGCAATTCTTCAGTTTTCTGAAAGCTGACCTTTCTCTTTGAAGTTGGAGTGGTATCTGTGTGACTGTTTTCTCCTCAATGCAGCATTTAATGATAGTAACATGCCTACTCTATCACCTCACATTCTTGTGGTATTTCTCAGCTGCAATTCTTCAGTTTTTCCAACATCTCCATTAAAATCTCTGAACACCAGTTTTCTAAAAAGCAACAAGAGATCAAGGATGATAAAATAAATTGTATACCATCATACCTTTCATGGAAATACTTGCTCAAAATACTATCCAATTGTTCTCGTGTTTTAGTTGAAATATCTAAAATTTGTAAACTTGGTAATAgcattaaattatttttcattcaaaaccTAACAATATTGATGTAGGAAAATAATCAAAAAGAAATTTGTAGTGTGCCCATATCTAAACATACTAATAGATAATAGATGATAAGTGATAGTGAtagatagacattttgacacatgtaAACTCATTGGATAGTTAATTTGATACCATGTGAATATCTTTCATAATAAGAATCCACATTCATCCAAATTGTTTCAAACAACAGACTTTTCTGCAGTTTACATGAGTATTTTTATatcatcaaatttgaaattttgtactttaaaccccaaaaaattgaaaaaatatattatattttatgttttggtTGTAAATACTCATTGAACAAAACATGttggtatacatgtataatgatagcTCAGTTAGCTATTAAATCTAGATGATTTCTTTTCCAAATTCTTCCCCAACCACTCCCATGTAAAACCCACTAATTTCTTGTTTCAGAAGTCTGCTGTTTGAAACAAAACAGACACCATCTTTCATCTTCTGGCAAACTTCATACATACAACGCAAGTAcactttgttttatatatatttttattcacacCACATTCACAAAATCACATCCAAGTTAATTTATATAAGTTACGATGAGCCAAAGCAAATAAATTTTTGTTTCCAAGAAggaataaattaacaaaatttattttaatgctTATACTTAACATTATTAACTAGTCTCTTTGGAATAATCTTCAGAGCCCTTCCCtcccaattttaaaaaaagacgcttaaattcattttgatatgCCACTTATGTATTTAATGCTGTGTAAACTGTAAACATTTAGCAAAATTgtgtattttttaattatttatgttttaacaagcaaaaaataaaataatgacttTCGGCTTTGAAAAATCAAACACGTAGCTGATGGTGGGATAATGAATAAATCATGATTTATCAcacatttcataatttttttgaaaaataatttcatttgtcAAAGAATCAACCAAAAATAACAATTCATTCAAAAATCACACAAATTCAGTCCACACAAAATAACAGATAGCAGTTTAATCCATACAGTTCAATTCAGTCTGCAGCAAATCCACACACAATTCGATCCAGTCCATCCTAAGATCCACACATTTTGTTCGAGTTCGCGTTTTTGTCACCCGTACAGATTCGATCCATTCTGATACATACAAGTCTAGTTCATACATATCCATTTGATGGAAATGTTAAATCTTTCAATTTTCACCCATGATCTGAATTTCACACATCCAAGTTCTTAAGTTCATGATTCAATAAAATTCATTCAACTTAAAACCGcaccaacatattttttttttttagaatttacagatAAAACCATATAACTTTTACTAAAtaacaaacaacagaaaaaaaataatataaaaatattactcTAGCACTagaacatgtataaaaattggGAACTGGGAACAACCTGATTCTGAGTTTCATATTATgctgaaataattataaaaattgatCTATCTAGTttactaatttcagaaaaaatgatatatttactgttaaaaaaaatctttgggAATTCAACTTGAGCAGATTAAGGTAATATGACACTACTTTTTTAGGTTTTTTTCACAATCTAGCTACAAATTCTCTATTTTTCGATCAACTGTATAAATGCTGGTACTTCTTTTATAAAGATTTATGACAGCTGTAGGAACATTTAAAtggatgtttttaatttttacaagaaTTTTGCAATAAGGAAGTCTCGAGTCAAATAAACATAAATGCACCAAGAACCCAATTTGCATTGGAAAAATCCTAAATAAATTTTGAACTTCATTTGAAATGATGAATTTTGAAGGGTTGCATCTATCATTTTACCAGTGAAAAAAAATCCtacaaagtaaaataaattgtttgtcaaatgcaatatacatgtacatgtattaaaatctAGTCTGTTGAAACTTGAAAACAAGTTAACAtgttttttaaagtaaacatgTTTTTCAAAACGTGGACAGGACTGCTAAACTATAACTTTTGTctgcatacatgtataatcatagGCCATTTTAGAATTTGAAAAGAATAGTGCTGAAATAAAACAGGATATCATGCATTAACAGTGAAACATGTCTTAGTGAAATACTGCcgaaaccaaaaacaaatttaaactaaACTGTTGTACCAATGTCTGCAACAACTGCAACCATTCTGAAAGTGATCAgtcttttaaatttaaacttttttttacaattttagtgAGTGCACCACCTTTTAAATTGTAAGCCTGattaggattaaaaaaaaatattgaaaatatttagttttcgtCTAGTCTACATGATTACTTTTGAGGATTTAAGTACTGAtgctaaaacaataacaattaataaaaagtCCTAATTCCAACCACTAGgttgctgttgttgttgttgttgtgccCCTCCCCAGCTGGCATAACTACTGCCATCAGTCCCCCCACTCCATCCCCCAAAGAAACCCCTACTGCTGTTTTGACGTGTTGAATCATAAGTCTGACTAGTGAACGAATCACTTGCTGATGCGGGCTGGGTGGTTTGCTGAACAGGTGGAGGTTGTTGCTGACCAGGAAAATTTGCTTGTCCACTCAATACAGCTTGAGCAGCTGCAAACATGGCAGAATTCAACAAATTCATCCCGAACTGGTTGAAATTGGGATCACCCATTGGTGCAGGAGGAAGGGTTTGAATTGGTTTCCCTTGTTGCTGCACGTTCCATCCACCTTGATAATTATTCTGGTTACGAGAACCACCAGAATTCTGATACCCTCTCTCCTTATCCTTCATCACtattttttcagaattttttggCGCTGCTGTTGTAATGTAAACACTAGCTCCTTTGATAATATGATCTTCACCACACAGAGCTCGAGCTATTGCTGGATCTGCAAATGTAACAAATGCAAAAGCTCTAAATGGCTTAGGAATGAACACATCAACAACTTCCCCATACTTGCTGAAGTACTGACGTAAATCTTCTGTAGTTAAATCTTCTGTACATCTGGCAACAAACACTTTTCGACTAACCATCTGAGCAGCACCTTCctgaaattttaaatcaaaataaagttcACATTATATGTACAGTACACAAAGAGTGAATCATTcaaaaataagtgttttttttttaaattgaatgctGATGACTATTATtccaagacaaaataaaaatatatgtgtggttccagtaacctgACCGACCCTAGttgaacaccccccccccccctcccccctagaactttttttttcatttccgaaaaataaattttcaaacgatcaaattttgaggattgtgaattaaaataattaaattcatagatttctgtcatctgaatttccatcacaagtatctgttatggctaaaatgcaacaattcataacagaatgcaacaaaattaactaaaaatgtatcatgactgtttattttacaaccaaacacatgtaaaaatgggGGACTTCCGGTTGGGGCATGTATAATACCGGAAACAATTTTGGTAAACGTACACAACTTTTTTCCAGATTTTGacattcaaaaacaaacaaaattgaaattttttatttttttttttaatgataaaatgtGATAGAATTAATActgtaattatattttcaaagcatcatttgaaattttgatcaTATTAACTAAATATTATTTACAATTCTTGTTTACTGTTAAtatgaataacatgaataaagttTAGGTGGGCATAACATTGAACAAGGTAAGACCATTGTACAGGTCTCTTAAAATGTTCCTGGTtactacacatataagtaaaaccATCTAAATCCCTACTTACATTAGAGTTTGGAATTGTGACATCACACCATCTACCATCAATCATATGTCTTTGTGAACAAACTTTCACCTGAGACTCGTATTCAGAAAATCGAATAAAGCCAAAACCTTTGGACTGTCCTGTTTTTGGATCTCTCTTGACCTAAAATTGGAGTATATATacttgttttcatatttcttaaaTCAACAAACAATTATTTGCATTATGAAAACAAGCTCTGACATTCCAGaccaggggtttcattatctttcatgttgactggtactttccacgtttctaggtggtacttttcaatttattccatgaatatcttatataaaaaatcctacatttaggcggtacttgtcaatggcataggagggtaaaagtaccgggtaccgcctcctaatgaatggcctgccAGACATTCCTACAAACCTTTATTCATTAATTCAAACAAAAGACTACTCTTCCAGGTACTATATTAATAgacataatcatgataaaattCAATTTGGTACATTCTATGCTGTAGAAATTTATATTAACCTTCTTCGAGTacttgctaattttttttttttttaaagaatgctCCATTTCCCCACTTACagaattgtttttcttttcaaatgtttttgtatCATGACCTTTTGTGAACATTTGTAAATTTACAAGACAAACATTTCTATCAAAAACAAATGTATAGTGAGTTCCAAGACTAACCTGAACCAGCAAAAGTTCACCAAACTGTGAAAAGTACCGCCTCAGATCATCTTCTGTACTCTTCCATGGCAACCCAAGAACAATTAGGTCACTGCATCTTTGCTTGTCTAGACATTTGTTCTTTGCTCCTGGATTCTCAATGCCTTCCTCaccttttcttttgttttctttataaaaagaGAAAGCAAATGTTTAAAATTC is from Mytilus galloprovincialis chromosome 6, xbMytGall1.hap1.1, whole genome shotgun sequence and encodes:
- the LOC143080034 gene encoding TAR DNA-binding protein 43-like, with translation MSQYIQVAEDEGEEPIEIPSEDDATLLLSTLSAQFPGACGMKYRNPTTGNFRGIRLTDGTLFPPDGNWGQNVYIVVFAKENKRKGEEGIENPGAKNKCLDKQRCSDLIVLGLPWKSTEDDLRRYFSQFGELLLVQVKRDPKTGQSKGFGFIRFSEYESQVKVCSQRHMIDGRWCDVTIPNSNEGAAQMVSRKVFVARCTEDLTTEDLRQYFSKYGEVVDVFIPKPFRAFAFVTFADPAIARALCGEDHIIKGASVYITTAAPKNSEKIVMKDKERGYQNSGGSRNQNNYQGGWNVQQQGKPIQTLPPAPMGDPNFNQFGMNLLNSAMFAAAQAVLSGQANFPGQQQPPPVQQTTQPASASDSFTSQTYDSTRQNSSRGFFGGWSGGTDGSSYASWGGAQQQQQQQPSGWN